In one Pseudomonas sp. R84 genomic region, the following are encoded:
- a CDS encoding ethanolamine ammonia-lyase subunit EutB: protein MASFAHTVGAQTYRFDSLKDVMAKASPARSGDFLAGVAALNDGERVAAQMALADIPLTHFLQEALIPYETDEVTRLIIDTHDKQAFAVVSHLTVGGFRDWLLSDAADETSLRNLAPGLTPEMVAAVSKIMRVQDLVLVAQKIRVVTKFRGTLGLRGRLSTRLQPNHPTDEPSGIAASILDGLLYGNGDAMIGINPATDSIASICAMLEMLDAIIQRYDIPTQACVLTHVTTSIEAINRGVPLDLVFQSIAGTEAANASFGINLNVLQEGYDAGLSLNRGTLGQNLMYFETGQGSALSANAHHGVDQQTCETRAYAVARHFKPFLVNTVVGFIGPEYLYNGKQIIRAGLEDHFCGKLLGVPMGCDICYTNHAEADQDDMDTLLTLLGVAGINFIMGIPGSDDIMLNYQTTSFHDALYARQTLGLKPAPEFEQWLANMGIFTQADGKVRFGNNLPPAFRQALAQLG from the coding sequence ATGGCCAGTTTCGCTCACACGGTCGGCGCCCAGACCTATCGCTTCGACAGCCTCAAGGACGTCATGGCCAAAGCCAGCCCGGCGCGTTCCGGGGACTTTCTCGCAGGCGTCGCCGCCCTAAACGACGGCGAACGCGTGGCCGCGCAAATGGCGCTGGCCGACATTCCGCTCACGCATTTCCTGCAAGAAGCGCTGATTCCCTATGAGACCGATGAAGTCACTCGGCTAATCATCGACACCCACGACAAACAAGCCTTTGCCGTGGTCAGCCACCTCACCGTGGGCGGCTTTCGTGACTGGCTGCTCAGCGACGCCGCCGACGAAACCAGCCTGCGCAACCTCGCCCCCGGCCTGACCCCGGAAATGGTCGCGGCGGTGTCGAAGATCATGCGCGTGCAGGATCTGGTGCTGGTGGCGCAAAAGATTCGCGTGGTGACAAAGTTTCGCGGCACCCTCGGTTTGCGCGGACGCCTATCGACCCGCCTGCAGCCGAATCACCCGACCGACGAACCGTCCGGCATCGCCGCGAGCATTCTCGACGGCCTGCTCTACGGCAACGGCGATGCGATGATCGGCATCAACCCGGCCACCGACAGCATCGCCTCAATCTGCGCAATGTTGGAAATGCTCGACGCGATCATCCAGCGCTACGACATCCCGACCCAGGCCTGCGTGCTGACCCACGTCACCACCTCCATCGAGGCGATCAACCGTGGCGTGCCGCTGGACCTGGTGTTCCAGTCGATTGCCGGTACCGAAGCGGCCAACGCCAGTTTCGGCATCAACCTGAATGTCTTGCAGGAAGGCTATGACGCCGGCCTGAGCCTGAATCGCGGCACTCTCGGGCAGAACCTGATGTATTTCGAGACGGGTCAGGGCAGCGCGCTGTCGGCCAACGCCCACCACGGCGTCGACCAACAGACCTGCGAGACCCGAGCCTACGCGGTGGCGCGACATTTCAAGCCGTTCCTGGTGAACACGGTCGTAGGATTTATCGGCCCGGAGTACTTGTACAACGGCAAACAGATCATCCGCGCCGGCCTCGAAGATCACTTCTGCGGCAAGCTGCTCGGCGTGCCGATGGGTTGCGATATCTGCTACACCAACCACGCTGAAGCCGATCAGGACGACATGGACACCTTGCTAACCCTCTTGGGTGTGGCCGGGATCAACTTCATCATGGGCATCCCCGGCTCCGACGACATCATGCTCAATTACCAGACCACTTCGTTCCACGACGCGCTCTACGCTCGGCAGACCCTGGGCCTGAAACCGGCGCCGGAGTTCGAACAATGGCTGGCCAACATGGGCATCTTCACGCAAGCGGACGGCAAGGTTCGCTTTGGCAACAACTTGCCGCCGGCCTTCCGCCAGGCGCTGGCGCAACTGGGATGA
- the eutC gene encoding ethanolamine ammonia-lyase subunit EutC, whose translation MEKPPVDPQNPWLELRRLTPARIALGRTGTSLPTTAQLDFQFAHAQARDAVHLPFDHAGLSAQLSERERDSLLLHSAAVDRNSYLQRPDLGRKLSDDSARQLRDYAAAHPGGVDLAIVVADGLSALAVHRHTLPFLTRLEEQMSADGWSMAPVILVEQGRVAVGDEIGQLLGAKMLVMLIGERPGLSSPDSLGLYFTYNPKIGLTDAYRNCISNVRLEGLSYGMAAHRLLYLMREACRRQLSGVNLKDEAQVQTLESDAGADMKGNFLLSPPPT comes from the coding sequence ATGGAAAAACCGCCCGTGGACCCGCAAAACCCTTGGCTGGAACTGCGCCGCCTGACGCCTGCGCGGATCGCCCTCGGCCGCACCGGCACCAGCCTGCCGACCACTGCGCAACTGGATTTCCAGTTTGCCCATGCTCAGGCGCGGGATGCCGTGCATCTGCCGTTCGACCATGCCGGGCTCAGCGCGCAGCTGAGCGAGCGCGAGCGCGACTCCTTGTTGCTGCACAGCGCGGCAGTAGACCGCAACAGCTACCTGCAACGCCCGGATCTGGGGCGCAAACTGAGCGATGACTCGGCCCGGCAATTGCGCGATTACGCGGCCGCGCATCCGGGCGGCGTCGATCTGGCGATCGTCGTGGCTGACGGCTTGTCGGCGCTGGCGGTGCATCGGCATACATTGCCGTTTCTGACCCGACTGGAAGAGCAAATGAGCGCTGACGGCTGGTCGATGGCGCCCGTTATCCTGGTGGAACAGGGTCGCGTTGCCGTCGGTGATGAAATCGGCCAATTGCTCGGCGCAAAAATGCTGGTGATGCTGATCGGCGAACGCCCGGGACTCAGCTCGCCAGACAGCCTGGGTTTATATTTCACCTACAATCCAAAGATCGGCCTGACCGACGCCTACCGCAACTGCATTTCCAATGTGCGGCTCGAAGGCTTGAGCTACGGCATGGCGGCGCACCGCTTGCTGTACTTGATGCGGGAAGCGTGTCGCAGACAGCTGTCGGGCGTGAATCTGAAGGACGAAGCACAGGTTCAGACGCTGGAGTCGGACGCCGGTGCGGACATGAAAGGAAATTTCCTACTCAGCCCGCCCCCTACCTGA
- a CDS encoding GNAT family N-acetyltransferase codes for MRIIQATLEHLDLLTPLFVKYREFYGSLPYPDSSRAFLEKRLRRKESVIYLALADDDDKKLMGFCQLYPSFSSLSLKRVWILNDIYVAEDARRQLVADNLIRTAKKMAKETQAVRMRVSTSSNNEVAQKTYESIGFKEDTEFKNYVLPISEEL; via the coding sequence ATGCGGATTATTCAAGCGACCCTCGAACATCTGGATTTACTGACTCCGTTGTTCGTCAAATATCGCGAGTTCTACGGTTCCCTGCCTTACCCGGATTCCTCCCGCGCCTTTCTTGAAAAGCGTCTGCGTCGCAAGGAATCGGTGATCTATCTGGCCTTGGCCGATGATGACGACAAGAAACTCATGGGCTTCTGTCAGCTCTATCCAAGCTTCTCCTCGTTGTCACTCAAACGCGTGTGGATCCTAAATGACATCTATGTCGCCGAAGATGCACGCCGCCAACTGGTCGCCGACAACCTGATCCGCACTGCGAAGAAAATGGCCAAGGAAACCCAGGCCGTGCGCATGCGTGTTTCCACCAGCAGCAACAACGAAGTGGCGCAGAAAACCTATGAATCCATCGGATTCAAGGAAGACACCGAGTTCAAGAACTACGTGCTGCCGATCAGCGAAGAACTCTGA
- a CDS encoding DedA family protein yields MDFNPLDLILHLDVYLDLLVNNYGPWIYAILFLVIFCETGLVVMPFLPGDSLLFIAGAVAAGGGMDPVLLGGLLMLAAILGDSTNYVIGRTAGEKLFSNPNSKIFRRDYLQKTHDFYDKHGGKTVTLARFLPIIRTFAPFVAGVAKMPYPRFFGFSVLGTILWVGGLVTLGYFFGNVPFIKKNLSLLVVAIILLSLVPMILGVVRSRFGGTKAQSH; encoded by the coding sequence ATGGATTTCAACCCGCTCGACCTTATCCTGCATCTCGATGTATACCTCGATTTGCTGGTGAACAACTATGGGCCATGGATCTACGCCATCCTGTTTCTGGTGATCTTCTGTGAAACCGGACTGGTAGTGATGCCGTTCCTGCCGGGTGATTCGCTGCTGTTCATCGCCGGTGCCGTTGCGGCGGGCGGCGGTATGGATCCGGTGCTGCTGGGCGGACTGTTGATGCTCGCGGCCATACTGGGCGACAGCACCAACTACGTGATCGGACGAACGGCTGGCGAGAAACTGTTCAGCAACCCGAACTCGAAAATCTTCCGTCGCGATTACCTGCAAAAAACCCACGATTTCTATGACAAGCATGGCGGCAAGACCGTGACGCTGGCGCGCTTCCTGCCGATCATCCGTACCTTCGCGCCGTTCGTCGCCGGCGTAGCGAAGATGCCATACCCGCGTTTCTTCGGTTTCAGCGTGTTGGGCACCATCCTATGGGTCGGCGGTCTGGTGACGCTGGGTTACTTCTTCGGCAACGTGCCGTTCATCAAGAAAAACCTGTCGTTGCTGGTGGTGGCGATCATTCTGCTGTCGCTGGTGCCGATGATCCTTGGCGTGGTTCGCAGCCGTTTCGGCGGCACCAAAGCGCAATCGCACTAG
- a CDS encoding zinc-dependent peptidase, translated as MWSLSAWRRRRILAKHPIADNMWQRVRHHLSFLDGISAAEDQWLREACVLFLEDKHLSALPGVELHQEQRLLLAAQAQLPLLNLGDLNWYQGFHEIVLYPDDFLSPQRHRDASGVEHEWDGEHSGEAWQQGPIILAWPGVMASGGWEGYNLVIHELAHKLDMLNGDANGLPPLHADMRVSDWADVMQKAYDDLNRQLDHDPDAETAIDPYAAENPAEFFAVTSEYFFSAPDLLHEAYPQVYAQLQLFYRQDPLSRLRQLQASDPVYQAHD; from the coding sequence ATGTGGTCGCTGAGCGCCTGGCGTCGCCGGCGCATTCTGGCGAAGCACCCGATTGCCGACAACATGTGGCAACGGGTGCGGCATCACCTGAGCTTCCTTGATGGCATCAGCGCTGCCGAAGATCAGTGGCTGCGCGAAGCCTGCGTACTGTTCCTCGAAGACAAACACCTGAGCGCTCTGCCCGGCGTCGAACTGCATCAGGAACAACGCCTGCTGCTCGCCGCCCAGGCACAATTACCACTGCTCAATCTGGGCGATCTGAACTGGTATCAGGGTTTCCACGAGATCGTGCTCTACCCCGACGACTTTCTCAGCCCGCAACGTCATCGCGACGCCAGCGGTGTCGAGCACGAATGGGACGGCGAACACAGCGGCGAGGCTTGGCAGCAGGGGCCGATCATCCTCGCCTGGCCGGGCGTGATGGCCAGTGGTGGCTGGGAAGGCTATAACCTGGTCATCCACGAACTGGCGCACAAACTCGACATGCTTAACGGCGACGCCAACGGCCTGCCGCCACTGCACGCCGACATGCGTGTCAGCGACTGGGCAGACGTCATGCAAAAGGCTTACGACGATCTCAACCGTCAGCTCGACCATGACCCTGACGCCGAAACCGCCATTGATCCCTACGCCGCCGAGAACCCGGCCGAGTTCTTCGCCGTCACCAGCGAGTACTTTTTCAGCGCCCCGGATCTGTTGCACGAGGCTTATCCACAGGTGTATGCGCAGCTGCAGCTTTTCTACCGTCAGGACCCGTTGAGCCGGTTGCGGCAACTTCAGGCCTCAGACCCGGTCTATCAGGCTCACGACTAA